The Urbifossiella limnaea genome has a window encoding:
- a CDS encoding class I SAM-dependent DNA methyltransferase, with protein MTESHDCASNPSSDAMAAQTLTADSFISRWEKSGAAERANYALFLSELCDLLEVTRPEPAQADSTQNSYVFEHPVLFDDGLGNTTTKFIDLYKRDCFVLEAKQGSDKAEAAKADATSPPKKGRKGTAVRGTHGWDDAMLAAKGQAELYAKALPASDGWPPFLVVVDVGHSIELYADFARTGKTYVAFPDSRSHRIPLRNLTKSEIKERLKKLWTDPLSLDPSRYSAKVTREVAVQLAELAKSLERSKHPPELVASFLMRCLFTMFAEDVGLLPKESFKTFLKSRRGKVDSFPAMTRSLWEAMDRGDFSPILEKKLLRFNGQLFHNAEALPLTDAQLELLITAASSDWREVEPAIFGTLLERALDPGERHKLGAHYTPREYVERLVIPTIVEPLREEWEAAKAAAVTRAKAGKLDDARGEVQEFINRLQKVTVLDPACGSGNFLYVTLEHLKRIEGEARDMLSSLGGVLSFEAVGFTVDPHQLLGIEVNPRAAAIAELVLWIGYLQWHFRTFGNTQPAEPVIKAFRNIECRDGVLSFERKDVLRDDSGNPVTRWDGKTMKTHPVTGEQVPDDTAREPCSRYEDPKEAVWPAADFVIGNPPFIGVRDVRLALGDGYVDALWKAYPDMPRTADYVMYWWHKAAKLVREGKARRFGLITTNSITQTFNGQVVQTHLADEENFSLAFAIADHPWTDASDGAAVRIGMTVGLRGALPGVLGVVENESDTVTLGYCKGRINSDLTVGVDVRAAKPLRSNENLGLQGCKLVGDRKLDGGGFFVQPSERQGLLVGRAELSRFLPRYVVGNHIVKQPREVYAIDFFGLSQEQAREQFPEALQLLYDRVKPARDQNRRESRKRNWWLFGENAPKLRRACQGLTRFIATTEVAKHRVFVFVPLPGTLADGSIVAIAHEDAFVLGVLSSRIHVTWALAAGGRMGFGNDPRYQNGPCFSRFPFPVCSDEQKAKIRNVAERLDAHRKRQQAMHASLTLTDAYNVFAKLRAGEALSTDEKGTHDKGLVSLLKDLHDELDRAVFEAYDWPTSLGEQQILERVVALNAVRVSEENRDEVRWLRPDFQKPAGDAGTQSPLPLTEEEETVSTAKTVAARTPWPKALAAQAQAVRVALTAQSGPITAERLAKTFLRARVDKVAELLETLASLGQAIEISEGRYVSAAQRGGRQRQPMASTSAP; from the coding sequence ATGACCGAATCGCACGACTGTGCAAGCAACCCGTCGAGTGACGCGATGGCCGCCCAAACGCTCACAGCCGATTCGTTCATCTCCCGGTGGGAGAAATCGGGTGCGGCCGAGCGAGCGAACTACGCCCTGTTCTTGAGCGAGTTGTGCGACCTCCTCGAAGTAACCCGCCCCGAACCTGCCCAAGCGGACAGTACCCAGAACAGTTACGTGTTCGAGCATCCCGTTCTCTTCGACGACGGGCTGGGCAACACGACCACAAAGTTCATCGACCTGTACAAGCGAGACTGCTTCGTTCTCGAAGCGAAACAGGGAAGTGACAAGGCCGAGGCAGCGAAGGCTGACGCCACCAGCCCCCCAAAAAAGGGGCGGAAGGGAACTGCCGTGCGGGGAACGCACGGCTGGGATGATGCCATGCTCGCAGCCAAGGGGCAGGCAGAGTTGTACGCCAAGGCGCTCCCGGCCTCGGACGGATGGCCTCCCTTTCTTGTCGTCGTCGACGTCGGACACAGCATTGAGCTCTACGCAGACTTCGCCCGCACGGGCAAGACTTACGTGGCGTTCCCGGACTCGCGTTCCCACCGGATTCCGCTCCGTAACCTGACCAAGTCCGAAATCAAGGAGAGGCTCAAGAAGCTTTGGACCGACCCGCTGTCACTCGACCCAAGCCGGTACAGCGCGAAAGTAACCCGAGAAGTAGCGGTCCAGCTCGCAGAGCTTGCAAAATCGCTCGAACGTTCCAAGCATCCGCCGGAGCTCGTTGCCAGCTTCCTGATGCGATGTCTCTTCACGATGTTCGCGGAAGATGTGGGCTTGCTCCCGAAGGAGAGCTTCAAAACCTTCCTGAAGAGTCGGCGGGGAAAGGTCGACTCGTTCCCGGCCATGACCCGCTCGCTGTGGGAGGCGATGGACCGGGGTGACTTTTCGCCGATTCTGGAGAAAAAGCTCCTCCGGTTCAACGGCCAGCTCTTCCACAACGCCGAGGCGCTCCCCCTCACCGACGCACAGCTCGAACTGCTCATCACCGCGGCAAGCTCGGATTGGCGCGAAGTCGAGCCGGCCATCTTCGGCACGTTGCTTGAGCGAGCGCTTGACCCGGGCGAGCGACACAAGCTGGGAGCGCACTATACGCCACGTGAATACGTCGAGCGCCTCGTCATCCCGACAATCGTCGAGCCGCTGCGAGAGGAGTGGGAGGCGGCGAAGGCGGCGGCCGTCACGCGCGCCAAGGCCGGTAAACTCGATGACGCTCGGGGCGAGGTCCAGGAATTCATTAACCGCCTTCAGAAGGTGACCGTTCTGGACCCCGCATGCGGAAGCGGGAACTTCCTGTACGTGACCCTTGAGCACCTGAAACGCATCGAGGGCGAAGCCCGGGACATGCTTTCGAGCCTCGGCGGAGTTCTCTCGTTCGAGGCCGTCGGCTTCACCGTCGACCCGCACCAGTTGCTCGGAATCGAGGTCAATCCCCGGGCGGCCGCTATCGCGGAACTAGTCCTCTGGATTGGATACCTGCAATGGCACTTCCGGACGTTCGGTAATACCCAACCCGCCGAGCCGGTCATCAAGGCATTCCGGAACATCGAGTGCCGCGACGGGGTCCTGAGCTTCGAGCGGAAGGACGTCCTGCGCGACGACAGCGGCAACCCCGTCACTCGATGGGACGGGAAGACGATGAAGACCCACCCCGTCACCGGGGAGCAAGTGCCGGACGACACCGCGCGCGAGCCATGCTCTCGGTACGAGGACCCGAAAGAGGCCGTTTGGCCGGCGGCCGACTTCGTTATCGGAAATCCGCCGTTCATCGGGGTCCGTGACGTTCGGCTCGCCCTCGGGGACGGCTACGTCGACGCGCTCTGGAAGGCATACCCCGACATGCCGAGAACGGCCGACTACGTGATGTACTGGTGGCACAAAGCGGCGAAGCTGGTTCGTGAGGGTAAGGCCCGCCGCTTCGGGCTCATCACCACGAACAGCATCACCCAGACCTTCAACGGCCAGGTCGTGCAGACCCACCTTGCCGACGAGGAGAACTTCTCTCTTGCGTTTGCCATCGCCGACCACCCGTGGACCGACGCCAGCGACGGCGCTGCCGTCCGCATCGGAATGACCGTCGGTTTGCGCGGGGCACTGCCCGGGGTTCTCGGCGTGGTCGAAAACGAATCGGACACCGTTACCCTCGGCTACTGCAAGGGGCGAATCAATTCGGACCTGACGGTCGGGGTGGACGTCCGCGCCGCAAAGCCGTTGCGGAGTAACGAGAATCTGGGCCTCCAGGGCTGCAAGCTCGTGGGCGACCGCAAACTCGACGGCGGGGGGTTCTTCGTCCAGCCGAGCGAACGGCAGGGACTTCTGGTCGGTCGGGCTGAACTCTCGCGGTTCCTCCCCCGCTACGTCGTCGGGAATCACATCGTCAAGCAACCCCGGGAGGTGTACGCCATCGACTTCTTCGGCCTCAGCCAGGAGCAGGCCCGCGAACAGTTTCCGGAAGCTCTTCAACTCCTCTACGACCGGGTCAAGCCGGCTCGCGACCAGAACCGCCGCGAATCGCGGAAGCGGAACTGGTGGCTGTTCGGAGAGAACGCCCCGAAGCTCCGCCGCGCGTGTCAGGGGCTGACTCGCTTCATCGCCACGACCGAGGTTGCCAAACACCGCGTCTTCGTTTTTGTTCCCCTCCCTGGCACGCTGGCCGACGGCTCCATCGTCGCGATAGCTCACGAGGATGCCTTCGTGTTGGGTGTTCTATCCAGTCGGATTCACGTAACGTGGGCCCTGGCTGCTGGTGGTCGGATGGGGTTCGGCAATGACCCGCGGTACCAAAACGGGCCCTGCTTCTCACGATTTCCGTTCCCTGTCTGCTCGGACGAGCAGAAGGCGAAGATTCGTAACGTGGCCGAACGGCTCGACGCTCACCGCAAGCGGCAGCAGGCGATGCACGCGAGTCTCACGCTCACGGATGCCTACAACGTGTTTGCAAAGCTGCGAGCCGGAGAGGCACTGAGCACGGACGAGAAAGGCACGCACGACAAGGGCCTAGTTTCCCTCCTGAAGGACTTGCACGACGAGCTCGACCGGGCCGTTTTTGAGGCCTACGACTGGCCGACATCGCTCGGCGAGCAGCAGATTCTTGAACGGGTAGTCGCACTTAACGCCGTTCGTGTCTCCGAAGAAAACCGGGATGAAGTCCGATGGCTCCGGCCCGATTTCCAGAAGCCCGCAGGGGACGCGGGTACTCAATCGCCGCTCCCCCTAACGGAAGAGGAAGAGACGGTCTCCACTGCGAAGACGGTCGCGGCCCGCACCCCGTGGCCGAAAGCACTAGCGGCTCAGGCTCAGGCGGTCCGCGTCGCGCTCACGGCCCAATCCGGTCCCATAACGGCGGAGCGGCTTGCGAAGACCTTCCTGAGGGCTCGCGTCGACAAGGTGGCCGAGTTGCTTGAGACGCTTGCCTCCCTCGGGCAGGCCATCGAGATT
- a CDS encoding magnesium chelatase subunit ChlI family protein, with product MCRLVHVLDRIDLHVEVPAVPFAELTAKADGTPSAGMREQVLAARDRQRARFGGDGSAVNGRMTGRLIRKHCALDADGEAMLKAAMDDLGLSARAHDRILRVARTVADLAGSAAVTPDHLAEAIGYRTLDRKLWAG from the coding sequence ATGTGCAGACTGGTCCACGTCCTGGACCGCATCGACCTGCACGTCGAGGTGCCCGCGGTGCCGTTCGCGGAGCTGACGGCGAAGGCGGACGGCACGCCCAGCGCCGGGATGCGCGAGCAGGTGCTGGCGGCGCGCGACCGGCAGCGGGCGCGGTTCGGCGGCGACGGCTCGGCGGTGAACGGCCGCATGACGGGCCGGCTGATCCGCAAGCACTGCGCGCTGGACGCGGACGGCGAGGCGATGCTGAAGGCGGCGATGGACGACCTGGGGCTGTCGGCCCGCGCCCACGACCGCATCCTGCGGGTGGCGCGGACGGTCGCCGACCTGGCCGGCAGCGCCGCGGTGACGCCGGACCACCTGGCCGAGGCGATCGGCTACCGCACCCTCGACCGCAAGCTGTGGGCGGGGTGA
- a CDS encoding low affinity iron permease family protein, whose amino-acid sequence MSGKRAGVLERMSGWATKWTGSSYAFALAVGIIVVWGLTGPLFGFTDTWQLVINTGTTIVTFLMVFLIQRGQNKDNQAIQLKLNELVAAVKGASNRLINVEDLTEEEVRVLHEHYGKLVELAKRDTKLTVSHSIEDAEQDHAEKLAGRRKGGGVKPA is encoded by the coding sequence ATGAGCGGCAAGCGGGCGGGCGTGCTGGAGCGGATGTCGGGCTGGGCCACCAAGTGGACCGGGAGTTCCTACGCCTTCGCGCTGGCCGTCGGCATCATCGTGGTGTGGGGGCTCACCGGCCCCCTGTTCGGCTTCACCGACACCTGGCAGCTGGTCATCAACACCGGCACCACGATCGTCACGTTCCTGATGGTGTTCCTGATCCAGCGCGGGCAGAACAAGGACAACCAGGCCATCCAGCTGAAGCTGAACGAGCTGGTGGCCGCGGTGAAGGGGGCGAGCAACCGCCTCATCAACGTCGAGGACCTGACGGAGGAGGAGGTGCGGGTGCTGCACGAGCACTACGGCAAGCTGGTGGAGCTGGCCAAGCGGGACACGAAGCTGACGGTGTCGCACTCGATCGAGGACGCCGAGCAGGACCACGCCGAGAAGCTCGCCGGCCGCCGCAAGGGCGGCGGGGTGAAGCCGGCGTGA
- a CDS encoding methyltransferase family protein, producing the protein MAAVARAVAFAAVVGGVVFAAAGRLDLPFVWGLLATLVGFYVILVWTADPGLVRERVAPGGPNRDRLTRPLAAVFLGSHWLLAGLDARLGWSPVPWELRAAGLAGYAAALCVNLWAVRVNRFYSSAVRVQADRGQQVADAGPYRVVRHPGYTATILAALAGGLALGSWVALLPALGFVALFVRRAVLEDRMLVAELPGYADYARRVRRRLVPGVF; encoded by the coding sequence ATGGCCGCCGTCGCCCGCGCCGTCGCGTTCGCCGCGGTCGTCGGCGGGGTCGTGTTCGCCGCCGCGGGGCGGCTCGACCTGCCGTTCGTGTGGGGGCTCCTCGCCACCCTCGTCGGCTTCTACGTGATCCTGGTGTGGACCGCCGACCCCGGCCTGGTGCGCGAGCGGGTGGCCCCCGGCGGGCCGAACCGCGACCGCCTCACGCGGCCGCTGGCGGCGGTGTTCCTCGGCTCGCACTGGCTGCTGGCCGGCCTCGACGCCCGGCTCGGGTGGAGCCCCGTCCCGTGGGAACTGCGGGCCGCCGGGCTCGCGGGGTACGCGGCGGCCCTGTGCGTGAACCTGTGGGCGGTGCGCGTCAACCGGTTCTACTCGTCGGCGGTGCGGGTGCAGGCCGACCGCGGGCAGCAGGTCGCCGACGCCGGCCCGTACCGGGTGGTGCGCCACCCCGGGTACACGGCGACCATCCTCGCCGCGCTCGCCGGCGGGCTGGCGCTCGGGTCGTGGGTGGCGCTGCTACCGGCGCTGGGGTTCGTGGCGCTGTTCGTGCGGCGGGCGGTGCTCGAAGACCGGATGCTGGTCGCGGAGCTGCCGGGCTACGCCGACTACGCCCGCCGCGTCCGGCGGCGGCTGGTGCCGGGCGTGTTCTGA
- a CDS encoding acyltransferase family protein → MVPSSRPRLEALTGLRYVAALTVLLAHMGHNLPAALGGPQLSVLSAVGMPLFFTLSGFLMAYNYSAPFRERFGRTLWGYAVARFARIYPVYIVCLLVSFSFCGTFFNELLLFPADTLTTLAYQGTLTHSWVHVPVFPTGNPRTVCQGYLGVSWSVSTEAFFYLVFPLFALPLAKFVTGRGRMLAGVAAVYAAYLVAGYLVYRRVPPEAFGYADFNMSRAWWKLYLCPYMRFGEFLIGALAGQYFLLRAGRPPATGARWWAGAALLTAAAVALVGGNFRLLLPQEFGAGPTPKWLFFPSQNVLYAPLCAVIIYQLAALPSLAQRALGCRPMVVLGEMSYCLYLLHPLAQSLYHPRTFGEGPLQALHVVAYNNLGMVVVLHFLCLGVYRYWEVPAREWLRAKLDPKPKAPALSVVPAERRAA, encoded by the coding sequence ATGGTCCCGTCGTCCCGCCCGCGGCTGGAGGCGCTCACCGGGCTCCGGTACGTCGCGGCGCTGACCGTGCTGTTGGCCCACATGGGGCACAACCTGCCGGCCGCGCTGGGGGGGCCGCAGCTGAGCGTCCTGTCCGCCGTCGGCATGCCGCTGTTCTTCACGCTCAGCGGCTTCCTGATGGCGTACAACTACTCGGCCCCGTTCCGGGAGCGGTTCGGCCGCACGCTGTGGGGCTACGCCGTCGCCCGGTTCGCCCGCATCTACCCGGTCTACATCGTCTGCCTCCTCGTCAGCTTCTCGTTCTGCGGCACGTTCTTCAACGAGCTGCTGCTCTTCCCGGCGGACACGCTCACCACCCTGGCCTACCAGGGGACGCTGACGCACAGCTGGGTCCACGTCCCCGTCTTCCCGACCGGCAACCCGCGGACGGTGTGCCAGGGGTACCTCGGGGTGTCGTGGAGCGTCAGCACGGAGGCGTTCTTCTACCTCGTGTTCCCGCTATTCGCGCTGCCCCTGGCGAAGTTCGTCACCGGCCGGGGGCGGATGCTGGCCGGCGTCGCGGCGGTGTACGCGGCGTACCTCGTCGCCGGGTACCTCGTCTACCGCCGCGTCCCGCCCGAGGCGTTCGGGTACGCCGACTTCAACATGAGCCGGGCGTGGTGGAAGCTGTACCTGTGCCCGTACATGCGGTTCGGCGAGTTCCTCATCGGCGCCCTGGCCGGGCAATACTTCCTCCTCCGCGCCGGCCGGCCGCCGGCGACCGGGGCGCGGTGGTGGGCCGGGGCCGCGCTGCTGACGGCCGCGGCCGTGGCGCTCGTCGGCGGGAACTTCCGCCTGCTCCTGCCGCAGGAGTTCGGCGCCGGCCCGACCCCGAAGTGGCTGTTCTTCCCGTCGCAGAACGTGCTGTACGCGCCGCTGTGCGCCGTCATCATCTACCAGCTGGCGGCGCTGCCGTCGCTGGCCCAGCGGGCGCTCGGGTGCCGGCCGATGGTCGTGCTCGGCGAGATGAGCTACTGCCTGTACCTGCTCCACCCGCTGGCGCAGAGCCTGTACCACCCGCGGACCTTCGGCGAGGGGCCGCTCCAGGCGCTGCACGTGGTGGCGTACAACAACCTCGGCATGGTGGTGGTGCTCCACTTCCTGTGCCTGGGGGTGTACCGCTACTGGGAGGTGCCGGCGCGGGAGTGGCTGCGGGCCAAGCTCGACCCGAAGCCGAAGGCGCCGGCGCTGAGCGTGGTGCCGGCCGAGCGGCGCGCGGCGTAG
- a CDS encoding acyltransferase family protein: protein MVPTTRPRLEALTGLRYIAAVCVLLAHMSHNLPAGFGKSWLGALSSIGMPLFFCLSGFLMAYNYSLPFRQKFGRTLWTYYVARFARIYPVYVACLLLSFSFMGNFFHDLRDHREDTLKTLAYQGTLTHSWVHVPVFQDDHKPRTVCQGYLGVAWSVSTEAFFYLVFPLFALPLAKFVSGRGRMLAGTAVVYAVYLLAVYLVYRRVAPEAFGAGNFNMSRAWWKLYLSPYMRFGEFLIGALAGQYFLLRAGERPATGSRWWAGAGLLAGAAALLLVLNFVVHRPDKFGWTTRPRLLELMAYSVLFAPLCTVIIYQLAALPSLAQRALGCRPMVVLGEMSYCLYLLHPLGQSLFYPRAAGEGPMTDKYVVLYNNLAMVVGLHLMCLGMYRYWEVPAREWLRAKLDPKPKAPALTVVPAERRAA, encoded by the coding sequence ATGGTCCCGACGACGCGGCCGCGGCTGGAAGCGCTCACCGGCCTGCGGTACATCGCCGCCGTGTGCGTGCTGCTGGCCCACATGAGCCACAACCTCCCGGCCGGGTTCGGGAAGTCGTGGCTCGGCGCGCTGTCCAGCATCGGCATGCCGCTGTTCTTCTGCCTCAGCGGCTTCCTGATGGCGTACAACTACTCGCTCCCGTTCCGCCAGAAGTTCGGCCGCACGCTCTGGACGTACTACGTCGCCCGGTTCGCCCGCATCTACCCGGTGTACGTCGCCTGCCTGCTCCTCAGCTTCTCGTTCATGGGCAACTTCTTCCACGACCTGCGGGACCACCGGGAGGACACGCTCAAGACCCTGGCCTACCAGGGGACGCTCACCCACAGCTGGGTCCACGTGCCGGTGTTCCAGGACGACCACAAGCCGCGGACCGTCTGCCAGGGCTACCTCGGCGTCGCGTGGAGCGTCAGCACGGAGGCGTTCTTCTACCTCGTGTTCCCGCTGTTCGCGCTGCCGCTGGCGAAGTTCGTGAGCGGCCGCGGGCGGATGCTCGCCGGCACCGCGGTCGTCTACGCCGTCTACCTCCTCGCCGTGTACCTCGTGTACCGCCGTGTTGCGCCCGAGGCGTTCGGCGCCGGCAACTTCAACATGAGCCGGGCGTGGTGGAAGCTGTACCTGAGCCCGTACATGCGGTTCGGCGAGTTCCTCATCGGCGCGCTCGCCGGGCAGTACTTCCTCCTCCGCGCCGGGGAGCGGCCGGCGACCGGCTCGCGGTGGTGGGCCGGCGCCGGCCTGCTGGCCGGGGCGGCGGCGCTGCTGCTGGTGCTGAACTTCGTCGTCCACCGGCCCGACAAGTTCGGGTGGACGACGCGGCCGCGGCTGCTGGAGCTGATGGCGTACAGCGTGCTGTTCGCGCCCCTGTGTACGGTCATCATCTACCAGTTGGCGGCGCTGCCGTCGCTGGCCCAGCGGGCGCTCGGGTGCCGGCCGATGGTGGTGCTCGGCGAGATGAGCTACTGCCTGTACCTGCTCCACCCGCTCGGGCAGAGCCTGTTCTACCCGCGCGCCGCCGGCGAGGGGCCGATGACCGACAAGTACGTGGTGCTTTACAACAACCTGGCGATGGTGGTGGGCCTCCACCTGATGTGCCTCGGCATGTACCGCTACTGGGAGGTGCCGGCGCGGGAGTGGCTGCGGGCCAAGCTCGACCCGAAGCCGAAGGCGCCGGCGCTGACCGTGGTGCCGGCCGAGCGGCGCGCCGCGTAA
- a CDS encoding phytanoyl-CoA dioxygenase family protein: MSFWTEVNDGRGYALDALTPAELAEVRGVITDQYLGHIRGAAPELAEQAAAVGIQNYHTLPIPFDHGSFWAKEKRVPPASAVPVFERLGFFRRIRAVLPSAAVYADDLMWRVVRPNAASDVGPVHADKWFWDAGNGSIAADQERLKVWIAVFTEPGKNGLTVKGHSHTSDRWKHHFEFKHGKMKPVLDESPEEIGMELLPLAPGELVMFHDALLHGGALNVGTTCRVSIEVTITYRADEGARRLSELRRAAA, encoded by the coding sequence ATGAGCTTCTGGACCGAGGTCAACGACGGCCGCGGGTACGCCCTGGACGCCCTCACCCCGGCCGAGCTGGCCGAGGTCCGCGGCGTCATCACCGACCAGTACCTCGGCCACATCCGCGGCGCCGCCCCGGAGCTGGCCGAGCAGGCCGCCGCCGTCGGCATCCAGAACTACCACACGCTGCCGATCCCGTTCGACCACGGCTCGTTCTGGGCGAAGGAGAAGCGCGTGCCGCCCGCCAGCGCCGTGCCGGTGTTCGAGCGGCTCGGCTTCTTCCGCCGCATCCGGGCCGTGCTGCCGTCCGCGGCCGTGTACGCCGACGACCTGATGTGGCGCGTCGTGCGGCCGAACGCGGCGTCGGACGTCGGGCCGGTTCACGCCGACAAGTGGTTCTGGGACGCCGGCAACGGCAGCATCGCCGCCGACCAGGAGCGGCTGAAGGTGTGGATCGCGGTGTTCACCGAGCCGGGCAAGAACGGGCTGACGGTGAAGGGCCACTCGCACACGTCGGACCGGTGGAAGCACCACTTCGAGTTCAAGCACGGGAAGATGAAGCCGGTGCTGGACGAGTCGCCGGAGGAGATCGGCATGGAGCTGCTGCCGCTGGCCCCCGGCGAGCTGGTGATGTTCCACGACGCGCTGCTGCACGGCGGGGCGCTGAACGTGGGGACGACGTGCCGGGTGAGCATCGAGGTGACGATCACGTACCGGGCCGACGAGGGCGCCCGGCGGCTGTCCGAGCTGCGCCGCGCCGCGGCGTGA
- a CDS encoding glycosyltransferase family 2 protein has product MPAPKLSVILPNYNHAAYLPRCVEAILGQSFRDLELVVIDDASTDNSRDILADYARRDPRVRFYQNPENRGVIATLNRALDLSRADYVFGAASDDYVLPGYFEKAMGLFAAKPDAGVVVGLAECLDDDDRLRVISPGVWADETCVMTPQEVAPRMTACGVPGPVVWRKAAFLEAGGYHADLRWHGDWFPLQVIAFRYGVGFIPERCSVVREVPESYSQNSKRKKTQREVLHTLLARVASAEYRDVLWGFTASGIFRQFGPELVRAAATYPDLPDELLPPLRVTTLAHASNVLREPEADVRAGLAAMLARYAGDAFRHYDQLGGVKRHDPEPVVRAAAAKARVAIRKATPALPFWKSRARRAAAKVMRTLDRFSRPLHHARLERIEHHLADLIDVQRQLLAQNDLLLRMKVREEKAAAARPADRPRAAA; this is encoded by the coding sequence ATGCCGGCGCCGAAGCTGTCGGTCATCCTGCCGAACTACAACCACGCGGCCTACCTGCCGCGGTGCGTCGAGGCCATCCTCGGCCAGTCGTTCCGCGACCTGGAGCTCGTCGTGATCGACGACGCCTCCACCGACAACAGCCGCGACATCCTCGCCGACTACGCCCGCCGCGACCCCCGCGTCCGCTTCTACCAGAACCCCGAGAACCGCGGCGTCATCGCCACCCTCAACCGCGCGCTCGACCTGAGCCGCGCCGACTACGTGTTCGGCGCCGCGTCCGACGACTACGTGCTGCCGGGCTACTTCGAGAAGGCGATGGGCCTGTTCGCGGCGAAGCCCGACGCCGGCGTCGTCGTCGGCCTCGCCGAGTGCCTCGACGACGACGACCGCCTCCGCGTCATCTCCCCCGGCGTCTGGGCCGACGAGACGTGCGTCATGACGCCGCAGGAGGTCGCCCCGCGGATGACCGCGTGCGGCGTGCCCGGCCCGGTGGTGTGGCGCAAGGCCGCGTTCCTCGAGGCCGGCGGCTACCACGCCGACCTCCGCTGGCACGGCGACTGGTTCCCGCTGCAGGTCATCGCCTTCCGCTACGGCGTCGGGTTCATCCCCGAGCGCTGCTCGGTGGTCCGCGAGGTGCCCGAGTCGTACTCGCAGAACTCGAAGCGGAAGAAGACCCAGCGCGAGGTGCTGCACACGCTGCTGGCCCGCGTCGCGTCGGCCGAGTACCGCGACGTGCTGTGGGGCTTCACCGCCAGCGGCATCTTCCGCCAGTTCGGCCCCGAGCTGGTCCGCGCCGCGGCGACCTACCCGGACCTGCCCGACGAGCTGCTGCCGCCGCTCCGCGTGACGACGCTGGCGCACGCCTCCAACGTGCTGCGCGAGCCCGAGGCCGACGTGCGGGCCGGCCTCGCGGCGATGCTGGCGCGGTACGCCGGCGACGCCTTCCGCCACTACGACCAGCTCGGCGGCGTGAAGCGACACGACCCCGAGCCCGTGGTCCGCGCGGCCGCGGCCAAGGCGCGGGTGGCGATCCGCAAGGCGACGCCGGCGCTGCCGTTCTGGAAGTCGCGGGCGCGGCGGGCGGCGGCGAAGGTCATGCGCACCCTGGACCGCTTCTCGCGGCCGCTGCACCACGCCCGGCTGGAGCGGATCGAGCACCACCTGGCGGACCTGATCGACGTGCAGCGGCAACTGCTGGCGCAGAACGACCTGCTGCTACGGATGAAGGTGCGGGAGGAGAAGGCGGCCGCCGCGCGGCCGGCCGACCGCCCGCGGGCGGCGGCGTAG